Sequence from the Pedobacter sp. D749 genome:
CCAACGTTGGAGAAATCCAGCAATTTTAATTATTTATTATAAGCCCAGGCATACTGGTGAAAGTCTAGCATCACTTCGGTTTTCCGACGTTGGTTGCAGTGACCTGGGCGTTTATTTAATTTTTTTTTCAAAATGCAACCAACGAAAAATCAAATTGCTTTAGCTGAATTGAAGTTCAGTTACGTAGCACTTAACCGACCCTTAGATGTGAGTAAAGCAGAAACCTCTTTTAACCTTTTAAAACAATTGCGGAGCAGGCAATTATCTAAAGATAAGGTAGAATGGTACATTATGTTTGTAAACGAAAATTATCAGGTTTTTTCGTGGTACGAACTCACCAAGCAAAAGCAAAGCCCTAATTATGTAAAGCAAATTGTAGGTTTAGCTATAGCCTGCAATGCTTATGGGGTACTGATTTTAAATTATTGCGATATTATCCGTGTTAACGCAAACGAGCTTGATGAGCGTTTTTTAAAAAGTTGTTTCAATACCTGCGAAGAACTTAAGATCGAAATTATTGATTATATGATTTGTAGCCCGCAATCTTATTTGAGTTTACGCGAAAGTTATAAGGATTAAAATATAAACAGGTTGCCTCATTTGAGGCAACCTGTTTTAAGGCAAAACTGTTTTAAGCTTTACATCTCTACAAGAGATACTAATAGCTAATCTTTAAGGTTGAACAGACATTTCCACATTAGGTAAATTTTTCTTTAACATTTTAAATTGAGCAACCGGTATGATAGCTGTCATAAAGTGTAAAGCTTTGAGGTGTTTGCATGACTTTAGAACACTTATGATCTGTGGTATAGAAGTGTCATCACCAATTGAAAAGGAAATGTTTTCTAAATTTGGCAGTTCCTCCAATTCAACTGGTAATTCTTTTACAAATAAACCGTCTAAATGAATGTTCTCAAGTTTGCGATAAAATTTTATAGAACTAGGAATCTGGTAATATGTTGCGTCTGGTGGCATTATATTAAAGGGTGGATATACCGTAGTTTTATTATTCCGGATTAATAAAGTTGTTGCCTCGACAGATGTAGGATTTCTTTTAACATATCCTTCATTGAAATGATGTATTGGAAGATCTAGAACCATAGGTTTAGTACAAGAAATTGAAATCAAAATTACATAAACGATGAGAATTTTATAGTGTTTCATATTATAGATTTTTAATCCGATCCTTTAATGCATAAAACACCCATCGCCTTAAGCATTGGCCTGACTTGTGCTTTGGCAGTATCTTAAGATTGAAAGTTTCAAACTGACGAGGATATTTTAAAACTAAAAGGGTTCCATATGAATTTTTATGTTTGGCAATCCTTTCTTAAGCTCTTCAATTTTTTCAGGTTTGGTTATGCAGTGACACAATAATATTGCCTTTAGCTTCTTACATGATAACAAAACATCAACAATTTGGGGGATAGAACTATTTGGAGCAAGAGAAAATGATATAGTTTTTAATTCAAGTAATTCTGCAGTTCAGTAGGCAGCTCTTCAATAAATAAATTTACAATATGCAGATCCTTCAGTCTTGTGTAGTTTTCAATGGAATGCGGAATTTTATAATAGGGAATATCTTTAGGGATGATGTTTTTAGGGGGGACAACCAATATCCGATTGTTTCGGAATAACAAAGTGGTTGCATCAACCGAAGAGGGGTGCCGTTGGAAATAACTTTCATTGAAGTGATGTATTGGAAGATCTAGAACCATATTTTTAGTGCAAAAAATTGAAAACAAAATTTATATTACAGAATCAGACCTGCCATGGTATGACCGATGTAATCTCCCAGCTTTTATTTCCGGTCTTTTTAAAACGCAATCTCAGGTATTGCCTACGGGGCA
This genomic interval carries:
- a CDS encoding JAB domain-containing protein gives rise to the protein MQPTKNQIALAELKFSYVALNRPLDVSKAETSFNLLKQLRSRQLSKDKVEWYIMFVNENYQVFSWYELTKQKQSPNYVKQIVGLAIACNAYGVLILNYCDIIRVNANELDERFLKSCFNTCEELKIEIIDYMICSPQSYLSLRESYKD